A single Mustela lutreola isolate mMusLut2 chromosome X, mMusLut2.pri, whole genome shotgun sequence DNA region contains:
- the SOWAHD gene encoding ankyrin repeat domain-containing protein SOWAHD, with translation MLRSPVLGRSGPARPHPRLPHRRARSGRRGSPGRLGRGRSRPGNAERQFLSRRGPGRAANARPWKRRGSRGRTMAEPRGTANPGPKASLAATALSPRSAPQLRPWKVDPATLGRYRGHAAASRDPLLHGSMLLPAAGSGRRRGALRELLGLQGAAPAGWPSEDRAEEPSPAGPNGPNGPGGGGLCLEPHEHAWILAAAEGRLEVLWEQLEAEPALLLRCDPITGYTVLHWLAKHGCHEELILVHDFAQRRGLQLDVSASGSGGLTPLHLAALQGHDMVIKVLVGALGADPSRRDYSGHRACHYLRPDAPQSLRELSGAEDWETAGGCERINANNNSSGGAAWAPRRTPSWVGTSSMETPARAAASPCKEKNYTGSRVVQIQGLLRQMFPFFQDR, from the exons ATGCTGAGAAGCCCGGTCCTGGGGCGCTCGGGACCCGCTCGCCCCCACCCGCGCCTGCCACACCGTCGCGCGCGGTCAGGGAGGCGGGGCTCACCTGGCCGTTTGGGGCGGGGCCGCTCGCGACCCGGGAACGCTGAG CGCCAGTTCCTCTCCCGGAGGGGCCCGGGAAGGGCAGCGAACGCTCGACCCTGGAAGCGCCGCGGCAGCAGAGGCAGGACCATGGCCGAGCCCCGAGGGACCGCGAACCCGGGGCCCAAGGCCTCCCTCGCCGCCACCGCGCTGAGCCCCAGGAGCGCCCCGCAGCTCCGCCCCTGGAAAGTGGACCCCGCCACCCTGGGCAGGTACCGGGGCCACGCCGCCGCCTCCCGGGACCCCCTCCTCCACGGCTCAATGCTGCTCCCGGCAGCGGGCTCCGGCCGCCGGCGGGGAGCGCTGCGGGAGCTGCTGGGGCTGCAGGGGGCGGCCCCCGCCGGCTGGCCGTCGGAGGACCGCGCAGAGGAGCCGTCCCCGGCCGGGCCGAACGGGCCGAACGGGCCGGGCGGCGGCGGGCTGTGCCTGGAGCCCCACGAGCACGCGTGGATACTGGCGGCCGCCGAGGGCCGCCTTGAGGTGCTTTGGGAGCAGCTGGAAGCCGAGCCCGCCCTGTTGCTGAGGTGCGACCCGATCACGGGCTACACGGTGCTGCACTGGTTGGCCAAGCACGGGTGCCACGAGGAGCTCATCCTGGTGCACGACTTCGCCCAGCGCCGGGGGCTGCAGCTCGACGTGAGCGCCTCGGGCAGCGGCGGTCTCACACCCCTGCACCTGGCGGCCCTGCAGGGCCACGACATGGTCATCAAGGTGCTGGTGGGCGCCTTGGGGGCCGACCCCTCGCGCCGCGACTACAGCGGCCACCGGGCCTGTCACTACCTGCGGCCCGACGCGCCCCAGAGCCTGCGGGAGCTCTCGGGGGCCGAGGACTGGGAGACCGCGGGCGGCTGCGAGCGTATCAACGCCAACAACAACAGCAGCGGCGGCGCCGCGTGGGCGCCGCGACGGACACCGAGCTGGGTGGGCACGAGCTCCATGGAGACCCCGGCGAGAGCGGCGGCGTCGCCTTGCAAGGAGAAGAACTATACAGGCAGCCGGGTGGTCCAAATTCAGGGCCTTCTCCGCCAAATGTTCCCCTTCTTCCAGGACCGTTGA